One Longimicrobium sp. genomic window, CCGCCCGACAGTCCCGGGCCAGATGCGCCCAGCACAGGGAGCGCCGCTCCGGCGGCAGGTGACCGTAGGCACTGTAGCGATCCGTGATCACGACCGGCGCCGGCCGCTCGGGGGGCTCTTCCGGGTCCGCGTCCGTCCCGCTTTGCAGCAGTGCCTCGCAGGCGGCCCGGCTGCGAGGGCGGTCCAGGCGGTAGAAGGCGAACTGCCGCGTGACGGCGGTCCAGAGACAGTGCAGCGCGCCCGCTTCCCGCCAACTCGTCTCATCCACCCCCAGCACGGGAGCCTGCGGCACTGCAGCGGCCAGTTCCTGATAGGGCGCCGCCAGCGCCTGCGCCGTGTCCGCTTCTAACGCGGACAGCGTGCCCACTGACAACCCGATCCCAAAGAGGTCCTGGAGGAGCGCTTGCACCTGGCGCCGCGAAAGCCGGCACGCGCCGGAGAGGAGGGAAGCCATCGCCTGCACTCGCGGCCCCACACACCGCCGGCTCACGCCGGCCGGGAGCCGCGCCCAGGTGCGCCGCCGGCAACTTTGGCAGCGCCGCGCCAGCAGTTGATACTCCGTGATCTCCGGCTGGATTGGGGGCAGCTCGACCACCTGCCAGCGGCGATACTTGCGACGGCGTGGGAGCTCTGCGGGGAAG contains:
- a CDS encoding transposase is translated as MSQPPEALPTTDLPDDVPTLQQMVRELRAALAVVPELQAAVTRLQQQVQELTEQRNRNSGNSSRPPSSDPPWRQRPKKPPTGKKRGGPPGHPGTCRRLQPESVVDQVVVVTPPACEHCGQHFPAELPRRRKYRRWQVVELPPIQPEITEYQLLARRCQSCRRRTWARLPAGVSRRCVGPRVQAMASLLSGACRLSRRQVQALLQDLFGIGLSVGTLSALEADTAQALAAPYQELAAAVPQAPVLGVDETSWREAGALHCLWTAVTRQFAFYRLDRPRSRAACEALLQSGTDADPEEPPERPAPVVITDRYSAYGHLPPERRSLCWAHLARDCRA